A part of Odontesthes bonariensis isolate fOdoBon6 chromosome 23, fOdoBon6.hap1, whole genome shotgun sequence genomic DNA contains:
- the lrit1b gene encoding leucine-rich repeat, immunoglobulin-like domain and transmembrane domain-containing protein 1b: protein MSRNIAAAFWMAVLLPLASSTCPSQCSCFFHKLSDGSKARSVLCNDPGIAVVPPFFPIDTSKIRIEKTAVTYIASNNFHYLNNLEFLWMSFNSLNSLNADSFRGLYNLDELRLDGNLLTSFPWESLTDMPILRLLDLHNNKISTIPTSATKYISNITYLDLSSNSLTTLPAEILNMWLSVKPSQDSDSSKLILGLHDNPWMCDCRMYDLVQFQKSPSSSVALIDTGLKCADPESLSGVFFTEAELQRCQVPRVHTAVARVRSSLGNNVLLRCGTVGVPIPELSWSRADGKKMNGTVQEEISKEGIIWSILSVPAVSYKDSGKYMCKATNFVGTADAIISLVITDSIRSEEEVGGVSKRGRGKKAGGIGRAAYQEKLIARYVPPPTSSAAQPIIEPLNGKGVTGKYEIESYSISDDASKGQGKGSDPQKPLDMGQEVLSNLAGNTSSLQAPEKRVVRSVKVIGDTDHTVSLNWRAPTATNITEFSVLYAVFGERDMRRINVGAGKNRITIEGLVPKTKYIACVCVKGLIPKKEQCVIFSTDEAASASSTQKLINVVVITVACVIAVPLTLIVCCGALKKRCQKMMGRQSKEMQDSYVTFETLNAGGKPKGMEGEYLTRLNPDESNRLLSARSSVDSEALARNEGPPNEYFC from the exons ATGAGTCGAAACattgctgcagcattttggatggCTGTTCTTCTTCCTTTAGCGAGTTCTACATGTCCATCACAGtgcagttgcttctttcacaaGTTAAGCGACGGATCTAAAGCAAg GAGTGTACTCTGCAATGATCCAGGGATCGCTGTGGTCCCCCCTTTTTTCCCCATTGACACATCAAAAATACGTATAGAGAAGACAGCGGTTACATACATCGCCAGCAATAACTTCCACTACCTCAACAATCTGGAGTTTCTCTGGATGTCTTTTAATTCACTGAATTCACTGAATGCCGACAGTTTCCGGGGTCTCTACAATTTAGATGAGCTCAGGTTGGACGGAAACCTGCTCACCTCCTTCCCCTGGGAATCCCTGACAGATATGCCAATCCTAAGGCTCCTGGACCTGCACAACAACAAGATCTCCACCATCCCCACCTCAGCCACCAAGTATATATCAAACATCACCTATCTGGATTTATCCAGCAACAGTCTCACAACCCTTCCTGCTGAGATTCTCAACATGTGGCTGAGTGTAAAGCCCTCTCAAGACTCAGATTCCTCCAAACTAATTCTGG GTCTCCATGACAACCCATGGATGTGTGACTGCCGAATGTACGATCTGGTTCAGTTTCAGAAGTCCCCCTCATCGTCCGTGGCTCTTATTGATACTGGGCTTAAGTGTGCCGATCCAGAGAGTCTATCTGGGGTTTTCTTCACTGAGGCGGAGCTGCAGAGGTGCCAGGTTCCCCGGGTCCACACGGCTGTGGCTCGTGTTCGGAGCTCACTGGGCAACAATGTCCTGTTGCGCTGTGGAACCGTGGGAGTCCCCATTCCCGAGCTGTCTTGGAGCCGTGCTGATGGCAAGAAAATGAACGGCACAG ttcagGAAGAGATTTCAAAGGAAGGCATCATTTGGTCGATTCTTAGTGTGCCTGCTGTCTCCTACAAAGATTCTGGGAAATATATGTGCAAAGCCACCAATTTTGTGGGCACCGCAGATGCCATCATCTCTTTGGTGATCACAGACTCCATCCGATCAGAGGAAGAAGTTGGCGGTGTCTCTAAGAGAGGCAGAGGAAAGAAGGCTGGTGGCATTGGAAGAGCAGCataccaggagaaactcatcgcCAGGTATGTTCCTCCACCTACCAGCAGTGCTGCCCAGCCCATCATTGAACCTCTTAATGGCAAAGGTGTGACTGGGAAGTACGAGATTGAGAGCTACAGCATCTCTGATGACGCTTCTAAAGGACAAGGCAAAGGGTCAGACCCCCAGAAGCCGTTGGACATGGGTCAGGAGGTTTTGAGTAACTTAGCTGGCAATACCTCATCCTTACAAGCTCCTGAGAAGAGGGTGGTGCGTTCGGTAAAGGTGATTGGAGACACTGACCACACCGTCTCTCTGAACTGGCGAGCTCCTACAGCGACGAACATTACAGAATTTAGTGTTctgtatgctgtgtttggtgagAGGGACATGCGTCGCATCAATGTGGGCGCTGGAAAGAACCGAATCACTATTGAAGGCCTTGTGCCAAAGACGAAGTACATTGCTTGTGTTTGCGTCAAAGGTCTGATCCCGAAAAAAGAGCAATGTGTAATCTTCTCAACAGACGAGGCTGCTAGTGCCAGTAGCACTCAGAAGCTCATTAATGTAGTGGTGATAACAGTGGCATGTGTGATCGCTGTCCCCCTGACACTGATTGTTTGCTGTGGGGCACTAAAGAAACGCTGCCAAAAGATGATGGGGCGACAATCAAAAGAAATGCAGGACTCCTACGTCACGTTTGAGACTCTCAACGCCGGGGGCAAACCTAAAGGGATGGAGGGGGAGTATTTGACCCGGCTAAACCCAGATGAATCCAACAGACTGCTGTCAGCGAGGTCAAGCGTTGACTCAGAGGCCTTAGCAAGGAATGAGGGGCCACCTAATGAGTACTTCTGCTAA
- the LOC142374517 gene encoding leucine-rich repeat, immunoglobulin-like domain and transmembrane domain-containing protein 2, whose product METSMGQIPEDISDDFTKIRIENCHLTELPRGSFSLVSALEFLWLNFNEITLMNIKSLEGLANLTELRLQGNKLTSVPWTAFQDTPKLKILDLKHNRLDVLPEHALRHLPALTYLDLSFNQLNIISKEVFINWPLYQTAEKAWGKEGMVSNVVMALHDNPWLCDCRLKGFVEFIREVSPPIILMNSYMMCSSPATKANKFFHEIQLKTCMKPVASAPVTNISLPLGANATLTCIVQARPDPTIQWMYNLKILRGFATTQIQIDEETVTSQLVIPSIHIADRGVYTCMANNFIGNSSVRITVNISSHNSSVPLPPPVPMLSSDDNVHIDIRIAKQTVYGITLEWYAATGNPAETWFTIHFGKYDSPKKEMIYIGPGINSYSVSDLLPVTKYEVCVTMKNRPPREGQCIVFVTGNDMSELEQRERLIHIIVIVCAMVLAVPAGMYACTTDAKFNCVGRCVDLWRKRRMHEENLQGTERQGHFDSLQAGSDEALCRDSKEKPVKRRKSEDRCKGGSAAHLY is encoded by the exons ATGGAAACCTCCATGGGACAAATCCCAGAGGACATCTCTGATGATTTCACGAAAATTCGTATTGAAAATTGCCACCTTACCGAGTTACCTCGAGGTTCCTTCTCTCTAGTTAGTGCCTTGGAGTTTCTTTGGCTGAATTTCAATGAGATCACCCTGATGAACATCAAAAGCCTGGAGGGACTCGCCAATCTGACTGAGCTGAGGCTACAAGGGAACAAGCTGACCTCCGTACCATGGACGGCATTTCAGGACACACCTAAACTCAAGATTTTGGATTTGAAGCACAATCGACTGGATGTGCTACCTGAACATGCACTGAGACACTTACCTGCATTGACCTACTTAGATTTATCCTTCAATCAGCTTAACATTATATCAAAAGAAGTCTTTATTAATTGGCCTCTGTATCAAACAGCAGAGAAAGCATGGGGAAAAGAAGGGATGGTGTCCAATGTAGTTATGGCACTGCATGACAACCCCTGGTTGTGTGACTGCCGCCTCAAAGGCTTTGTTGAATTCATTAGGGAGGTCAGCCCTCCCATCATTCTGATGAACTCTTACATGATGTGTTCAAGCCCAGCCACCAAAGCTAACAAGTTTTTCCATGAGATCCAGTTGAAAACATGCATGAAACCAGTGGCCTCTGCACCAGTGACTAACATCTCTTTACCTCTTGGGGCAAATGCAACACTGACATGTATAGTCCAGGCCAGACCTGACCCAACCATTCAGTGGATGTACAACCTGAAAATTCTAAGAGGATTTGCAa CAACACAGATTCAGATAGATGAAGAAACTGTCACTTCCCAGCTGGTGATTCCCTCCATTCACATAGCAGACAGAGGAGTCTACACCTGCATGGCCAACAATTTCATTGGCAACTCCTCTGTCAGAATTACAGTCAACATCAGCTCCCACAACTCCTCAgttcctcttcctccacctgtccCCATGCTGTCATCTGATGACAATGTCCACATTGATATCCGCATCGCCAAGCAGACAGTTTATGGCATCACCTTAGAGTGGTATGCAGCCACaggaaaccctgcagaaacatgGTTTACTATCCACTTTGGCAAATATGATTCACCCAAGAAAGAGATGATCTACATCGGCCCTGGCATCAACAGCTACTCAGTCAGCGATCTGCTTCCTGTCACCAAATACGAGGTGTGTGTCACTATGAAGAACCGCCCACCCAGGGAGGGTCAGTGTATTGTGTTTGTCACAGGGAATGATATGAGTGAGCTGGAGCAGAGAGAAAGGCTCATTCACATTATAGTCATTGTGTGTGCCATGGTGCTGGCGGTGCCAGCTGGTATGTATGCGTGCACCACAGATGCCAAGTTCAACTGCGTGGGCCGCTGCGTGGATCTTTGGAGGAAGCGAAGGATGCATGAAGAGAACCTGCAGGGAACAGAGAGGCAGGGCCACTTCGACAGCCTGCAGGCAGGTAGCGATGAAGCCCTGTGCAGGGACTCAAAGGAAAAGCCAGTGAAGAGGCGGAAGTCTGAGGATAGGTGCAAAGGAGGAAGTGCAGCTCATCTGTACTAA
- the LOC142373892 gene encoding cadherin-related family member 1a → MKKDKKTHALLFLLLLHYSLGQSDYAPYFYDNGPSSTSGNMALFSISEDTPVGTQVYILNGTDPEGDPVRFGLTFEKGSTEYFRVESKSGNVTLIQELDREKQDEISVLVSITDGRNKVVETVRVFVTDSNDEPPEFQNLPFIIDIPEDTAAGSSIYRVHAVDKDLGSGGSVSYYLQSSPFAKFTIDGHSGILRVKPGETLDYETTATHFVTVVAKDGGGKYKGKHQVLTSTATVTINVLDAQDMPPSFVGTPYFGYIYEVSVPGSEIYTVYAKDGDQGNPNPIHYSIVDGSDGVFDMNSTSGCITLTTHPSLLKNELYEIMVKASEVGPNNKLLNYDITTVTVRVVDLNNHPPTFYGENGPQSKFEVTMYEHPPAGEILRGFKITVNDSDQGANAKFKLRLVGPNRVLRVVPQTVLNEAQVTIIVEDTSGIDYEKGSTLSFKLLAVEIDTPERFSATADIVINLLDTNDNIPIFTSEYYITRVPENSPGGSNVVSVTANDPDSGPWGVVKYTIYGSGSDLFTINPSSGLISTQPWTSLDAEVRSKYNFYVKAEDSEGKYSLAEVFVTVLDMNDHTPEFDDKLLEKTMIIGSPVKVEAVDDDAESPNNVIEYSIMKADPDNAFDINADTGEIKLKPFIKSMEIVQNITKQKDCKWSLVVEARDRGSPSFSTTAVVNIDITEATPFKGPMAAFLMKSRDNPLKALGMVTFIITVLVGVTVMISTAMYMRNSKSNRIMPVRRIIKKRPRDHQPWTFKMPVIKFTNPAEKFLISDPGSTPQDDASSLRPKPPIAPCLPPPPPSNTRPTERHRAVPTISGALASKGSKKAKSGRRKEGNMSSALVSELKMKLEQKINENNQGLY, encoded by the exons ATGAAGAAAGACAAGAAAACGCATGCTTTACTGTTTCTCCTACTGCTTCACTACAGCTTGG GCCAATCAGACTATGCTCCATATTTTTACGACAATGGTCCTAGCAGCACAAGTGGGAACATGGCCTTGTTCAGCATCTCTGAGGATACACCAGTTG GAACACAGGTCTACATCCTCAATGGTACGGATCCAGAAGGGGACCCGGTACGATTCGGTCTCACTTTTGAAAAAGGCTCCACAGAATATTTCAGGGTGGAGTCCAAATCAGGGAACGTGACTCTGATTCAAGAGCTCGACAGAGAG AAACAAGATGAAATCTCTGTGCTTGTGAGCATAACAGACGGTCGCAACAAG GTCGTTGAGACTGTGAGAGTATTTGTGACGGACTCCAACGATGAGCCACCTGAATTTCAAAACCTGCCTTTTATCATTGATATCCCCGAG GACACTGCTGCAGGAAGCAGCATCTACAGAGTCCATGCAGTGGATAAAGATCTGGGCTCGGGAGGCAGTGTTTCATATTACCTACAG AGTTCTCCATTTGCAAAGTTCACCATTGATGGACACAGCGGGATTCTCAGAGTGAAACCTGGCGAGACTTTGGACTATGAGACCACAGCAACACATTTTGTGACAGTAGTTGCAAAG GACGGAGGTGGGAAGTACAAGGGAAAGCACCAGGTTTTGACCTCCACAGCTACGGTCACAATCAATGTTCTTGATGCTCAAGATATGCCTCCATCGTTTGTAGGAACCCCATACTTTGGTTACATCTATGAAGTCTCAGTCCCT GGTTCTGAAATATACACAGTGTATGCCAAAGATGGCGATCAAGGCAATCCCAATCCTATACATTATTCAATAGTGGATG GTAGCGACGGTGTTTTTGACATGAATAGCACCAGCGGATGCATCACCCTGACAACCCACCCATCTCTGCTGAAAAATGAACTCTATGAAATTATGGTCAAG GCATCTGAGGTTGGGCCAAACAACAAGCTGCTGAACTACGATATTACCACAGTGACGGTCCGGGTGGTGGATCTTAACAACCATCCTCCTACATTTTATGGAGAAAATGGACCTCAGAGCAAGTTTGAGGTGACAATGTATGAACATCCACCTGCAGGGGAAATCCTCCGAGGCTTTAAGATCACCGTCAATGACTCTGATCAG gGAGCAAACGCTAAATTTAAGCTCAGACTAGTGGGGCCGAACCGAGTGCTTCGAGTGGTTCCCCAGACTGTCCTGAATGAAGCCCAAGTGACCATCATTGTCGAGGACACATCTGGCATCGACTATGAAAAGGGATCAACCCTTTCTTTTAAG CTGCTGGCAGTGGAGATCGACACCCCTGAGCGGTTCAGTGCAACAGCTGACATCGTGATCAACCTGCTGGACACAAATGACAACATCCCCATATTCACATCAGAGTATTACATCACCAGGGTGCCCGAAAACTCCCCTGGAGGCTCCAATGTTGTGTCTGTAACG GCAAATGATCCAGACTCGGGGCCTTGGGGTGTAGTCAAATACACAATTTATGGATCAGGATCAGATTT GTTTACCATCAACCCGTCATCAGGCCTCATCTCCACACAGCCCTGGACCAGCCTGGATGCAGAGGTCAGGTCGAAATACAACTTTTACGTTAAGGCTGAGGATTCCGAGGGCAAGTACAGCTTGGCTGAAGTCTTCGTCACGGTCCTTGACATGAACGACCACACTCCAGAATTTGATGACAAACTCCTGGAGAAGACCATGATTATTGGCTCGCCTGTCAAAGTAGAG GCAGTGGATGACGATGCAGAGTCACCAAACAACGTCATCGAGTACTCCATCATGAAAGCAGATCCTGACAACGCATTTGATATCAACGCAGACACCGGGGAGATCAAATTGAAGCCCTTCATCAAGTCTATGGAGATTGTGCAAAACATCACCAAGCAGAAGGACTGCAAGTGGTCTCTGGTTGTCGAGGCCAGGGACCGAGGTTCTCCGTCCTTCAGCACAACAGCTGTGGTCAATATCGATATCACAGAGGCG ACTCCTTTCAAGGGGCCTATGGCGGCCTTTTTAATGAAAAGTAGGGACAATCCTTTGAAAGCTCTAGGCATGGTCACTTTTATCATTACTGTATTGGTAGGAGTGACAGTCATGATCTCTACGGCTATGTATATGCGCAACTCAAAGTCCAACAGGATCATGCCAGTGCGCCGCATCATTAAGAAGCGACCCAGGGACCATCAGCCCTGGACCTTCAAGATGCCTGTTATTAAGTTCACCAATCCTGCGGAGAAGTTCCTCATCAGTGACCCAGGGAGCACTCCCCAGGATGACGCCAGCAGCCTCCGGCCGAAGCCTCCGATTGCGCCTTGTctgcctcctccacctccatctaACACACGGCCCACAGAGAGGCACCGGGCAGTCCCGACAATATCTGGTGCACTGGCTTCCAAAGGCTCCAAGAAAGCTAAATCTGGCCGCCGCAAAGAGGGAAACATGAGCTCTGCTTTAGTATCTGAGCTTAAAATGAAGCTGGAGCAGAAAATCAATGAGAACAACCAAGGTCTTTATTAA
- the ghitm gene encoding growth hormone-inducible transmembrane protein has protein sequence MLVARLTCLRSLPLAGLRPVLSQGSSALRAPTLRVTPPLLRPQQGYSSKARFGFRRAKTTREQLKEAAFEPATDTAIKIDSMGRMFLAGGAAVGLGALCYYGLGMSNEIGAIEKSMIWPQYVKDRIHSTYMYFAGSVGLTALSAVAVSRTPALMGLMMRGSWLAIGATFAAMIGAGMLVRSISYEHSPMPKHLAWMLHGGVMGAVIAPLTLLGGPLMMRAAWYTAGIVGGLSTVAMCAPSEKFLNMGGPLAVGFGVVFASSLGSMFLPPSSAFGAGLYSVAVYGGLVLFSMFLLYDTQKVIKKAETYPLYGVEKFDPINACMGIYMDTLNIFMRLVMILANGGGGRRK, from the exons ATGTTAGTGGCAAGGCTGACATGCCTGAGGAGTCTCCCGCTCGCCGGGCTCCGTCCTGTGTTGTCACAGGGCTCTTCCGCCCTGAGAGCACCCACCCTGAGGGTCACTCCACCTCTGCTCAGACCACAGCAG GGTTACTCCTCTAAGGCCAGATTTGGATTCCGGCGTGCAAAGACCACCAGGGAACAGCTGAAAGAAGCAGCTTTTGAACCAGCAACAGATACGGCCATCAAAA TTGACAGCATGGGGAGGATGTTTCTGGCTGGAGGTGCTGCCGTCGGCTTAGGAGCCCTATGCTACTATGGACTTGGCATGTCCAATGAGATCGGTGCCATCGAGAAATCAAT GATCTGGCCTCAGTATGTGAAGGACAGGATCCACTCCACCTACATGTACTTTGCAGGCAGTGTTGGACTGACGGCTCTGTCAGCTGTAGCTGTGAGCAGGACCCCGGCACTTATGGGTCTGATGATGAGAGGTTCTTGGCTG GCAATTGGAGCAACTTTTGCAGCAATGATTGGTGCAGGGATGTTGGTTAGGTCCATCTCATATGAGCACAGCCCAATGCCCAAACACCTCGCTTGGATGCTCCACGGAG GTGTGATGGGCGCGGTTATCGCTCCACTAACTCTCCTGGGAGGACCTCTGATGATGAGGGCTGCCTGGTACACCGCAGGCATTGTGGGAGGCCTGTCCACTGTGGCCATGTGTGCCCCAAGCGAGAAGTTCCTCAACATGGGAGGGCCTTTGGCTGTTGGCTTTGGAGTGGTGTTTGCCTCCTCTCTTG GGTCGATGTTCCTGCCGCCCTCCTCAGCATTCGGAGCAGGACTGTACTCGGTTGCTGTGTACGGAGGACTTGTCCTGTTCAGCATGTTCCTCCTGTATGACACACAGAAGGTTATCAAGAAGGCTGAGACCTACCCACTCTACGGTGTGGAGAAATTTGACCCCATTAATGC GTGTATGGGGATTTACATGGACACACTGAACATTTTCATGAGGCTGGTGATGATTCTGGCCAACGGCGGTGGCGGCAGAAGGAAGTAA
- the chst3b gene encoding carbohydrate sulfotransferase 3b, translating into MRIKYTIPIVFFVALVIIEKENKIISRVSDKLALKQTPQTPLQPSGFSHLLQKQNVSIPSLSKDFMLMKRRLENYSVHKKVKKMGRKHILLLATTRTGSSFVGEFFNQQGGNMFYVFEPLWHVEKMLTLETGGTNATAAAKAYRDVLQQLFLCDFSLLESFIDPLPVDHITTALFRRESSSSLCEESICSPVIKGVFERYHCRTRRCGPLNLTMASASCLQKEHRVIKSVRVRQLENLRPLAEDPRLDIKFIQLVRDPRAVLASRMVAFAAKYKNWKEWAMGGDVPIDDDEVKKLKGNCDNIRLSAEVGLRQPPWLRGRYMLVRYEDIARFPMRKATEMYKFSGIPFTPQVKSWILKNTQASKQTSGVYSTQKNSSEQVEKWRFSLPFKIAQVVQRVCGPTLKLFGYKFVSSEKMLTDKSISLIEDKIFNFL; encoded by the exons ATGAGGATCAAATACACAATACCCATCGTCTTCTTTGTTGCCCTTGTTAtcattgagaaagaaaacaagatCATCTCAAG GGTGTCAGATAAACTCGCCTTAAAGCAGACCCCCCAGACCCCGCTACAGCCCAGTGGTTTCTCCCACTTACTGCAGAAACAAAATGTTTCCATACCCTCACTCAGCAAGGACTTCATGCTGATGAAACGTCGTCTGGAGAACTACAGCGTGCACAAGAAGGTGAAGAAAATGGGCCGGAAACACATTCTCCTGTTAGCCACCACCAGGACAGGCTCCTCGTTTGTAGGCGAGTTTTTCAACCAGCAAGGTGGCAACATGTTTTATGTGTTTGAGCCACTGTGGCACGTGGAAAAAATGTTGACCCTGGAGACTGGAGGCACCAATGCTACAGCAGCCGCCAAGGCATACCGTGACGTGCTCCAGCAGCTTTTCCTGTGTGACTTTTCCCTGCTGGAAAGCTTCATCGACCCCCTCCCTGTGGACCACATCACCACAGCCCTCTTCCGCAGGGAGTCCAGCAGTTCTTTGTGTGAGGAATCCATCTGTAGTCCTGTCATCAAAGGGGTCTTTGAGCGCTATCATTGCAGGACCAGACGCTGTGGGCCCCTAAACCTGACCATGGCGTCTGCATCCTGTCTCCAAAAGGAACACAGGGTTATCAAATCTGTAAGGGTGCGCCAACTGGAGAATCTCCGTCCTCTAGCTGAGGACCCACGGCTTGACATCAAATTCATTCAGCTGGTTCGGGATCCTCGGGCTGTGCTGGCTTCACGAATGGTGGCCTTTGCAGCCAAATACAAGAACTGGAAGGAGTGGGCCATGGGTGGGGATGTGCCCATTGATGATGATGAGGTGAAAAAGCTGAAAGGTAACTGCGACAACATCAGGCTGTCTGCTGAGGTCGGCCTCAGACAACCACCATGGCTGCGTGGTCGTTACATGCTGGTGCGGTATGAGGACATCGCTCGTTTCCCAATGAGGAAAGCAACAGAGATGTACAAGTTTTCTGGAATCCCCTTCACTCCTCAGGTGAAATCCTGGATTCTGAAGAACACTCAGGCTTCTAAACAGACCAGTGGCGTTTACTCAACGCAGAAAAACTCCTCTGAACAAGTAGAGAAATGGAGGTTCAGTCTACCATTCAAGATAGCCCAGGTTGTGCAGAGAGTTTGTGGGCCAACACTGAAGCTCTTTGGGTACAAATTTGTAAGCAGTGAAAAGATGCTGACAGACAAGTCTATTAGTCTGATTGAGGACAaaatatttaactttttataG